The Rhododendron vialii isolate Sample 1 chromosome 1a, ASM3025357v1 region AAACATACAGTAATGTGTTTGGTCATGAAGATCTATAGAAGTCAGATTAGAGAGATACAGAGCCAAATGAGTTATAGCCGTGTCTCAGAGGCACCAACCTCCAAGGGTTGGCTCTTCAGATGTCAATTGACTTGCCTACAAAAGCAATTTTAATGCATGCCCCATGGATTTCGGGATACTGGCCCATGAAGCCCATcagtttgagttttttttaatggaGGACGTGCTTTCGCGACTAAACAGATACGCTTGTCTGAAACAAAGCCTGACACCATGTCAAATCATCCAAATAAAAGTCATTTGACAATGAACGGAGAGGCCGTCCAAGCTCATATTTTAGCTTTagaggttatatttaaccaacATTGTTGACAAGAGATAACATTAAAAGAATTACTGGAAACAGTGAAAGAAACATAAGTTCATGACTGTAATGaaacaaagttttttttgcGGGAATCATCTGTTCACTAAGACCGTCACAACTTCGTGGATAAATGAACTCCGCCTTGAAAACGCCATCTCAGGCGAAATATAGGTGCTCACTTTTTCACACCCGATTAGATCTATATCCCTCAGTCTTGCGCAGTTCGTCACCACCTCCATTACCCCTTTATTTGTCACTTCATTGCAGTAACATATGTCCAAATATTGGAGATTTCGACACCTATTTCCGATCATTGCCATTCCTTTGTCATCAATTTCTGTCATGCGAGCTTCCAAAGTCTTCAAATTCAGTACAGAGTGATCATCAGAATATCTCCCAAAAACATTTGAAACTTGAAGACCATTGATATTCAGTTGCGTTATTTTAGGGCATCTCCTCAAAATTTCCCCAATGCCTACATTGGTGAGGCGTAGACATTTATGTACACACAGAAATCGTAGATTTGGACAAACTTGCCCAAAGTTTTCAAGCGCTGTATCATTCAACAACATATTCCCGGAGATATCAAGGTATTGCATTCGGTAGTTTTTATGCGAGTAACCCCGAGAAAAAGTATCCATCACTTGTCCTCTCGAATGTACCATTATTAGTTTTTCAAGTAAAGGACAATATTTTGTGAGGGTATAAAAGGTGACACTGGTCAAAGCATGGTCATGAAGATGTATAGAAGTCAGATTAGAGAGATACGGAGCAAAATCAGTTATAGCCGCTTCTCTGAGGTACAAACCTCCAAGGGTTAGCTCTTCTAGTGTCGATTGACATGCCTGCAAAAGCATTTTTTATGCCCCATAGATTTTGGGATACTGGCCCATGAAGCCCATCAGTACATTGAGTTTCTTTAATGGAGGATGTGCTTTTGCGACTAAACAAATACGCTTGTCTGAAAAGAGTTTTTGAGTCATGGTGAGAGAATGCAGATTTTTGGCGTGGGTGAACGGGTTTTCCATCGTAGatgagaatgcagaaggttgTAGCGACTGCAATTCTAGCGAGAGAGAGGTCAAATTGCGACTATGCCGCACTACAAAATCAATGCCGCCTTCAGTCAAATTGTGTTGAGCACTACCGTTTATCAAAAGACTAATTTCCCTCAGTTTCACACAATTTGAGGATAGAGAAATAAGCGATTGATCAGTAATGAAACAAGCATTACCTTGAAAAACAATCTTCTTCAATTCCTTAAGCTTTGATGCCAAGGCATCTACACCATCATCGGTTATTCGTGCCGCAACCTCATCATCATCGTACATATCATCACGCACACTAATCCTGAGTTCCTCTAGCTCTGGGAATGAATCTGCTATCAGAACCAAATCCTTGTCTTGCATAGAGATCAGTCGAGAGCAATCCAATACCTTCAGATTGTTCTTTATATTCTTATTCAACGCCAATGCCTTAAAACCATCTCGCGGAGGTACACTTGTACACCAAAACTTGATAGCTAGGAGATTCAAAAAACCAGACTGTGAAATCTGATGAACGACTCCATCTATGTCCTGGTGATTATAGGTGTTGATGACTATGCTTTTGATGAGTTGAAATCTTTGAAGAAGATTCGGGAGCAGAGGGAGTGTCTCGTCGTGTACGTTCAAGCTAAGCTTCACTCGATTAGATATCAAAAGGAACTGCTTTGAGACCAAAGATATCGAATACATGTCACGCTCATCGTCTTCTCTCAGTTTTTGGAATATGAGTTCCCAGCAATCATCTGGCAAGTTATAACCATGTCGTTGTTTCTTCATTACTGAGAttaaatttcttcttctttgttagGTGAACTTATAATGGGTGTGTTGATGGTTTAGTAACGAATGTATATGACGGTATGCAACAATGATTCAAACCCTAGTTTGAGTCGGTTAAGGAATTACAATCCCATGGGGCTGTCTCAGGTGTTATAACTCTTTTCGGGCCAGCGAAAAAGGATCTTTTACTCTGGTTTTAATTAGGTTTCCCGTAAGAGGGCAGTGGGATTGGGCCCTAAGAATTAGTCGAGGCGCGCGTATGTTGAGccgaacacctgagttatatatataaaaaaaagaaagaattatcAAGAACAAGGAAACGAAGCCCTAATAAGAGACGACCAGTTGGCCCAtaagaaaagaaggatttgaATTCTTGTTGCATACAACAACTTCTCATATACATCATCAATATACTGAACAAAGAAGACTCTTTTCTTATTCTTCTCAAACTCATCAACAATGAAGAAACAAGGACATGGCCACTTCCCAGATGATTGCTGGGAACTTATATTCCAAAAACTTAGAGAAGATGATGAGCGTCACTTGGGTTCGATATCTTTGGTCTCAAAGCGGTTCCTTTCGATATCTAATCGGATGAAGCTTAGCTTGAAATATGTAAACAACGAGACACTCCCTCTACTTCCGAATCTTCTTCAAAGATTTCGACACATTGAACCCATAGTCATCCACAATAATCCCCGCAAGGACATAGACGGACTCGTTGATCTGATTTCACGGTCTGGTGTATTGAATCTCCAAGCCATAAGGTTTCGTTGGTGTATGACGGAACCTCCACGAGATGGTTTTAAGGCATTGGCGTTGAATAAGAATATAAAGAACAATATGAAGGTATTGGATTGCTCTGGATTTATCTCTATCCAAGACAGTGATTTGGTTTTGATAGCGGATTGTTTCCCACGGCTAGAGGAACTCAGGATTCATCCGGTTATGTGTATAGGCAATGATAAGTTTGCGGCACGAATAACAGATGATGGTGTGGAGGCACTGGCATCAAAGCTTAAGCAATTGAAGGAGATTGCGTTGGAAGGTCATGCTTGTTTCATTACTGACCAATCGCTTATTTCTCTGTCCACAAATTGTGTGGAACTGAGTAAAATTAGTATTTGGCAAAGCGAAAGAGGTCAACATAATGTGACTGTTGGCGGCATTGATTTTGTGATGCGGCATAGTCCCAATTTGACCTCTCTGTCGCTAGATTTGTCACCATTACAACCTTCTGCATTCTCTTTTTCGAAGGAAAATGCGTTCACCAATGCCAAAAATCTGCATTCTCTAACTATGTGTCGACAACTCATTTCAAGCAAGAATATATGTTTAGTTGCAAAAGCACATCCTCCATTAAAGATGCTCAAGCTCGTTGGCTTTGAGGGCCAGTATTTTGAAATCCATGGCGCATTAAAATTGCTTTTGCAGGCATGTCAGTTGACATTGGAAGACCTAACCTTAGCATGTTGGTCCCTCATAGACACAGGTATAAGCGATTTGGCTCAACATCTCTCTAATCTTACTTTTATAGATCTTCATGGATCTTCTGGGTTGACTAGTGCCACCTTTTACACCCTCACGAAAAGTTGTCCTTTACTTCAAATACTTAAGATGGCATATACAAGAGGACtagagatgaattttttttttccggattATTTACCGAAAAACTATCATATGCGACACCTTGATATCTCCGGGAATATATGGTTGACTGATATGACGCTCATGAACTTTGTGCAAGTTTTCCCGAATCTCCAATTCCTCGATGTAAGTTATTGTGAACAACTCACCTTCTTTAGCATTGAAGAAGTTTTGAGGAGATGCCCTTTTATCACACAACTGAATATCAACCATCTCAAGGTTTCATGTGTTTTCGGGAGATACTCTGACCACTTTGTAGTGAATTTGAAGACTTTGAAAGCTCGTGAAACCCAAATTAATGACGAAGGAATGTCAATGATTGGAAATAGGTGTCGAAATCTCCAACATTTGGACATTGGATGCTGCGAAAACGTGACAGATAAAGGGGTAATGGAGGTGGTGAGGAATTGTGAAAGACTGAGTCATACAACTTTAGTTGGGTGTAAAAATGTGAGCACCGATATTTTACTTCAGATGGTGTCATCAAGGCCCTCCCTTGGGAACATTGAGCCACCATGCTTTGGTGATCTCAGTGAAGAGATGATAAACGGAGCCTTGTCATCTGGATGCCGGCTTGCCGCAAAGTCACCCTACTCTTCTTCGAATTGATATGCATGTGATCACGAACAAAACTTTGTTTCGTTATAGTTATGAGTTATGACCTTATAATTCTTTCagtatttcctttttttttcttttcttttttaatgttagagcttgtctcacgttggttaattataaccttcaAAACAAGCATGTAAGTCTGGGCGGCTTCTCTGCTCATTCCCAATCGGTCAACCAACGATGTGTTCTTAGCCCACCAGAGCTGAAATTGCTCTCCACAAAGGTCTTTGCTCACCCGTAATTGGGTTGTTCAAATTGGATTGAATTATGGGTTATTCCATTGTTTATTTTGGTTCTTTTTCACTTACTTCACTACTAACTCATCTTAGGGTGGGGTATCACAGCTTACTTCTCTGCCTATAAAGTGAGCCATCAATGTACCAGCAAACAGAGAGAGTTGATGCACTTGGAGATTGAGAGTAATAGATAAATGCAATTCCAAAGTTACAAATTAATAAGAATCCGCTATCCCTGTCGAGTTCCCGAATTTGGgaaaccacgtaaatcttgtCTTGTCTTCGATTGTGCGTGTTcgttgtttggttttgatctttGGTGTAACAGCTGCAACCAATACTTTTCTGGTACAGATAATACCATGCGACATGTATAGGCAAAAATTCAGAAGCTCTGACATGTATGTATCTTAGTTCCAAGGGATAGATTAGTTTTCCTGAGTTTCACACAATTTGAGGATATAGAAATAACCAATTGATCAGTAATGAAACAAGCATTACCTTTGATTACAAGGTATTGGATTGCTTCGGACTGGTCTCTATGCAAGACAAGGATTTTGTTTTGATAGCGGATTTGTTCCCATGGCTAGAGGAACTCAGGATTCAGGCGGGTAGGCGTAGTGAGGTTGGTAAGGTTGTGGGACGTATAACAGATTATGGTGTGGATGCGCTCGCATCAAAGCTTAAGCGATTGAAGGAGATTGCGTTGGAAGGTAATGCTTGTTTCATTACTGACCGATCGCTTATTTCTTTGTCACCGTTACAACCTTCTGCATTCTCTTTTACCACTGAAAACGCGTTCACCGATGCCAAAAATCTGCATTCTCTAACTATGTGTCGACCACTCATTTCGGGCAAGCAAATACGTTCAATCGCAAAAGCACGTCCTCCATTAAAGATGCTCCAGAATGTCACTCCTTGCGACCGCTATAAAAACAGAAttgcgggtgcgatgtcgaatgtcataaaagatttaattgaaacccttcctaCCACCGATTGGTTTTAGGAAAGATGAtggaaaagcggtccgacaacTTGTGTCACGTTTTACACCCTCACGAAAAGTTGCCCTGCACTTGAAATACTTAAGATGACATTTATGAGAGGACTAGAGATAAACACTATTTCTCTAGATTTTTTGCATTAAAACTACCGTATGTGACACCTTGATGTCTATAGTAATATGTGGTCGACTGATATGATGCTCAAGAACTTTGGGCAAGTATGCCCAAATCTGACATTCCTCTCCTTAAGTGAATTTAAGCACCTCACCAATCTTGGCATTGAAGAAGTTTTGAGGAGATGCCCCGCCATAACTCAACTGCACATCGATGGTCTTGTGGTTTCAGATGTTTTTGGATGCTGTTCTGACCATTCTGTTGTGAATTTGAAGACTTTGAAAGCTCGTTTGACACAGATTACCGACGAAGGAATGACAATGATTGGAAATAGGTGTCGAGATCTCCAAGATTTGGACATCGGACTGCAAAAAAGTGACAGATAAAGGGGTAATGGAGATGGTGAGGAATTGTGAAAGACTGAGGAATATTTACGTCAGATGGTTTCATCAAGGCCCTCCCTTAGGCCTTAGGAACATTGAGCCACCATGTTTTGGTGATCTCAGTGAAGAGACAATGAACACTGTTTTGTCATCCGGATGCCGGCTTGGCGGTTTGGGGTAATTCCATGACTCTGCGTAGTTGTCACGAACAAAACTTTGTTCATGTTTTAAGGCTTGGTCTTGTGTGGAGATTAAACAGGGCTCAATATGTGCCGCCTGTTATtccattgattttattttattcattaGGGTGGAAAGTGAGCCATCAATGAAACAGAGAGAGTTCATACTTCTGGTAGAGATTATACCATGTAAATCTTGTCTTGTGTTCGATTGTGTGGTTACAATCTTTGGCGCAACAAGCTGCAACTAATACTTCTGGTAGAGATTATACCATGCGACACGTATAGGCAAATTGCCAGATGCTCATGTATCTTAGTTGCAAGGGATAGATTAGTTATTCGACTTGATTTCAATGTCAATCTTGTGTTGGCTTCTGTTACTTTTTTGGACGGAAACCAATTGCCCACCACCCATTCGACAAAATACCCCAACCAAAATACCATGTCCAGATCACCACCACCGCGACCAGCATCCTCGACTTGATCGGCCAAGAAATCACCACCATCATCTCCCCCGTCTCCATCACCATGCCCGGCAATGTTGCTGTGCATGTAGGACTGGGGAATCTCCATGGCGTAGCGCACACCCGCCTACGCGGCCAAGTGCACGACGTGCGTGAAAGCCACGGTATCAAACAGCTTTGATAAAAGAAGCGCATCGTTGATGTCACCCTCGACGATGAAGACGACGTGGGAATTCAGGAGGGCTTTACGGGCTTTGATTGATGGGTCCAAATCAATATGGTTTTGGAGTCTATTGGTTCGGTCCGGATAAATTTTCAGGTAACTGAGACCAAACCGAAAATTGAGATTGCCGTCCGTGAATTTTAAGCTAACCTTGAAATGATTTGTGATTGAAAGAAACTGCTTGGAGACCACTGGCGGTTCAACAccctaaagttttttttttttttttttaatttatttagtaGTATAGtttcttttcaaactttatTTGAACACCCAGTTCTGTATATGGAAAAggatttgcaaaaaaaaaaagtccttggGGAAGAAGGATCTGAAATTCTATTTATATTTAATATAGATTTCCAAAAAGTAAAGAGGAAACCTATTCCTCTTGGGAATTAATGCGTTATAAATACTCCTACACTTAACAAAGAAGAAATTCAATctcttttcttattcttttcaaaCTCATCAACAATGAAGAAACAAGCACATGGTCACTTCCGAGATGATTGCTGGGAACTTATATTCCAAAAATTTAGAGATGACGATGAGTGTGCCTTGGGTTCGATATCGCTGGTCTCGAAGCGGTTCCTGTCGATATCTAACCGGGCAAAGCTTAGCTTGAACGTAAACGACGGGACGCTCCCTCTACTCCCCAATCTTCTTCGAAGATTTCTACACATCGGAACAATAGTCGTCAACACTAATGCACACAAGGACATAGACGGACTCCTTGATCAGATTTCACGGTCTGGTGCACTGAATCTCCAAGCCATAAAGTTTCGTTCGCGTTTGGCAAAACTTCCGCGAGATGGTTTGAAGGCACTGGCGTTGAATAAGAATATAAAGAACAATCTGAAGGTATTGGATTGCTCTCGACTGATCCTTATGCAAGACAGCGATTTGGTTTTGATAGCAGATCTTTTTCCATGGCTAGAGGAACTCAAGATTAGGGCGTACAAGAAAATAACCAATGATGATGCTACGGCAGGTATTACAGATGATGGTGTTGATGCATTGGCATCGAAGCTTAAGGATTTGAAGGAGTTTGTGTTTACAGGTAATGCATGTTTCATTACTGATCAATCACTTATTTCTCTATCCACAAATTGTGTGAAACTGAAGACAATTAGTCTTGACATAAGCAGGAGCGGTCGACATTATGTGACCGGGGAAGGAATTGATTTTGTGATGCGGCATAGCCCCAATTTGACCTCTCTCTCGCTAAATTTGTGGTCGTTACAACCTTCTGCATCCTCTTTCAAGATTGAAAAAGCATACGCCATTGCCAAAAATCTGCATTCTCTCACCATGAGTCAACAACTTTTTTCGGAGAAGCATATATGTTTAGTCACGAAAGCATgtcctccattaaagaagctCAGGCTCTTTGGTTCCGGGGGTCAGTATTTTGAAATACATGGTGCATTAAAATTGCTTTTGCAGGCATGTCAGTTGACATTGGAAGAGCTAACCCTAGGAAGTTGGTCCCTCACAAACACAGGTATAAGCGATTTGGCTCAGCATCTCTCAAATCTTACTTTCATAGATCTTCATGAATGTTCTGGGTTGACTAGTGCCACCTTTTACACCCTCATGAAAAGTTGTCCTTTACTTGAAACACTTAAGATGGCAGATATGAAAGGACAAGAGATAGATCTTTTCTTCCCGGACTTTTTACATAAAAACTACCATATGCGACACCTTGATATCTCCGGAAATTGGCGGTTGACTAATATGATGCTCAAGAACTTTGGGCAAGTTTGTCCGAATCTACAATTCCTCGACGTAAGTAATTGTATGAGCCTCACCGATTTCGGCATTGGAAAAGTTTTGAGAGTATGCCCTGCCATAACACAACTGAATATGAATCATCTTAAGGTTTCCGGTGTTTTCGGGAGATATATTTTTGACCACTTTACCATAAATTTGAAGACTATGAAAGCTCGTTGGTCACAAATTGATGACAATGGAATGACAATGATTGGAAAAAGATGTCGAAATCTCCAATATTTGGACATCGGATTCTGCGAAAAAGTGACAGATAAAGGGGTAATGGAGGTGGTGAGGAACTGTGAACGACTGAGGTATATAACTCTAATTGGGTGTAAAAAAGTGAGCACCGATATTTTACCTCAGATGGTGTCGTCAAGGCCCTCCCTTAGGAACATTGATCCTCCAGGTTTCTATGATCTCAGTGAACAGATGAAAAAG contains the following coding sequences:
- the LOC131326355 gene encoding F-box/LRR-repeat protein 4-like, translated to MKKQRHGYNLPDDCWELIFQKLREDDERDMYSISLVSKQFLLISNRVKLSLNVHDETLPLLPNLLQRFQLIKSIVINTYNHQDIDGVVHQISQSGFLNLLAIKFWCTSVPPRDGFKALALNKNIKNNLKVLDCSRLISMQDKDLVLIADSFPELEELRISVRDDMYDDDEVAARITDDGVDALASKLKELKKIVFQGNACFITDQSLISLSSNCVKLREISLLINGSAQHNLTEGGIDFVVRHSRNLTSLSLELQSLQPSAFSSTMENPFTHAKNLHSLTMTQKLFSDKRICLVAKAHPPLKKLNACQSTLEELTLGGLYLREAAITDFAPYLSNLTSIHLHDHALTSVTFYTLTKYCPLLEKLIMVHSRGQVMDTFSRGYSHKNYRMQYLDISGNMLLNDTALENFGQVCPNLRFLCVHKCLRLTNVGIGEILRRCPKITQLNINGLQVSNVFGRYSDDHSVLNLKTLEARMTEIDDKGMAMIGNRCRNLQYLDICYCNEVTNKGVMEVVTNCARLRDIDLIGCEKVSTYISPEMAFSRRSSFIHEVVTVLVNR
- the LOC131326363 gene encoding F-box/LRR-repeat protein 4-like, yielding MKKQGHGHFPDDCWELIFQKLREDDERHLGSISLVSKRFLSISNRMKLSLKYVNNETLPLLPNLLQRFRHIEPIVIHNNPRKDIDGLVDLISRSGVLNLQAIRFRWCMTEPPRDGFKALALNKNIKNNMKVLDCSGFISIQDSDLVLIADCFPRLEELRIHPVMCIGNDKFAARITDDGVEALASKLKQLKEIALEGHACFITDQSLISLSTNCVELSKISIWQSERGQHNVTVGGIDFVMRHSPNLTSLSLDLSPLQPSAFSFSKENAFTNAKNLHSLTMCRQLISSKNICLVAKAHPPLKMLKLVGFEGQYFEIHGALKLLLQACQLTLEDLTLACWSLIDTGISDLAQHLSNLTFIDLHGSSGLTSATFYTLTKSCPLLQILKMAYTRGLEMNFFFPDYLPKNYHMRHLDISGNIWLTDMTLMNFVQVFPNLQFLDVSYCEQLTFFSIEEVLRRCPFITQLNINHLKVSCVFGRYSDHFVVNLKTLKARETQINDEGMSMIGNRCRNLQHLDIGCCENVTDKGVMEVVRNCERLSHTTLVGCKNVSTDILLQMVSSRPSLGNIEPPCFGDLSEEMINGALSSGCRLAAKSPYSSSN
- the LOC131326371 gene encoding F-box/LRR-repeat protein 4-like — encoded protein: MKKQAHGHFRDDCWELIFQKFRDDDECALGSISLVSKRFLSISNRAKLSLNVNDGTLPLLPNLLRRFLHIGTIVVNTNAHKDIDGLLDQISRSGALNLQAIKFRSRLAKLPRDGLKALALNKNIKNNLKVLDCSRLILMQDSDLVLIADLFPWLEELKIRAYKKITNDDATAGITDDGVDALASKLKDLKEFVFTGNACFITDQSLISLSTNCVKLKTISLDISRSGRHYVTGEGIDFVMRHSPNLTSLSLNLWSLQPSASSFKIEKAYAIAKNLHSLTMSQQLFSEKHICLVTKACPPLKKLRLFGSGGQYFEIHGALKLLLQACQLTLEELTLGSWSLTNTGISDLAQHLSNLTFIDLHECSGLTSATFYTLMKSCPLLETLKMADMKGQEIDLFFPDFLHKNYHMRHLDISGNWRLTNMMLKNFGQVCPNLQFLDVSNCMSLTDFGIGKVLRVCPAITQLNMNHLKVSGVFGRYIFDHFTINLKTMKARWSQIDDNGMTMIGKRCRNLQYLDIGFCEKVTDKGVMEVVRNCERLRYITLIGCKKVSTDILPQMVSSRPSLRNIDPPGFYDLSEQMKKKLLSFGCRLRVPPD